The Desulfovibrio subterraneus genome has a window encoding:
- a CDS encoding efflux RND transporter periplasmic adaptor subunit, translated as MFTSRPHGILHCILIILWLTAMAVPMRVAAQAAQAEDKQGVQQQPAVPVVTAKARTGNVTLQNEFIGSIEFPEVSDVAAEVQGRVSAAFFEEGDILAADHIMVELDNALLSKDLEAAKAQHAQALADLESARLEFGRMNTLYSSKSVSEKEFDEARLTMKALQQKALSFKAEAERLKLEIAKSHIRAPFAGVVLKKHASRGEWVSPGTVIATLARNDVVEAVVEVPQVVLPFLSKGQNVSVSVLGNAHAGTISAIIPQGNLTTRTFPVKVRIGNISGLMQGMEAKVSLPAGTQVEATIVPRDAVISQRGQTTLWTVRDGKAEPVPVTIDAWLGNEVAVHGPGLSAGMPVVVKGNERLRPGQPVADSQ; from the coding sequence ATGTTCACATCCCGTCCTCACGGAATTCTTCATTGTATTCTCATCATCCTTTGGCTCACGGCCATGGCCGTTCCCATGCGGGTAGCGGCACAGGCTGCACAGGCTGAAGACAAACAGGGCGTGCAGCAGCAGCCTGCGGTTCCCGTTGTCACCGCAAAGGCCCGCACCGGCAATGTGACCTTGCAGAACGAGTTCATAGGTTCCATTGAATTTCCCGAGGTTTCGGATGTGGCTGCGGAAGTGCAGGGAAGAGTAAGCGCCGCCTTTTTTGAAGAAGGCGACATCCTTGCCGCAGACCACATTATGGTGGAACTGGACAACGCGCTGCTCTCTAAAGATCTGGAAGCCGCAAAGGCACAGCATGCGCAGGCGCTTGCAGATTTAGAGAGTGCCAGACTCGAGTTCGGGCGCATGAACACGCTCTATTCCTCCAAATCCGTTTCGGAAAAAGAGTTTGACGAAGCCCGCCTGACCATGAAGGCCCTGCAGCAGAAAGCGCTTTCGTTCAAGGCGGAAGCCGAACGCCTGAAACTGGAAATTGCCAAGAGCCACATAAGGGCTCCCTTTGCGGGTGTCGTGCTGAAAAAACACGCAAGCCGCGGGGAATGGGTTTCTCCGGGCACGGTCATTGCCACACTTGCCCGCAACGATGTGGTCGAAGCGGTTGTCGAAGTGCCGCAGGTAGTGCTTCCCTTCCTGAGCAAGGGGCAGAACGTATCCGTATCAGTTCTCGGCAACGCGCACGCGGGTACCATTTCCGCCATTATTCCGCAGGGCAATCTCACCACAAGAACATTCCCCGTAAAAGTGCGCATAGGGAATATAAGCGGCCTCATGCAGGGAATGGAAGCCAAAGTGAGCCTGCCAGCCGGAACACAGGTTGAAGCAACCATTGTTCCGCGCGATGCCGTGATCAGTCAGCGGGGGCAGACAACGTTATGGACCGTGCGCGATGGCAAGGCCGAACCTGTTCCCGTTACCATTGATGCCTGGCTCGGCAACGAAGTGGCCGTGCACGGCCCCGGCCTTTCGGCCGGTATGCCGGTGGTGGTAAAGGGCAACGAACGGTTGCGACCGGGCCAACCGGTTGCCGACAGCCAATGA
- a CDS encoding TolC family protein has product MRIRKQSVLLSFLLVSLLAFSAHAEEMTFDLEATVNKALKDNPSIEASRASALGAEEGRKAARGAFGPKLTASYGYTYKDHKKNYRDAPIYDDDYYSLGANVSQPLFTGFNILSTYQKAELSKESAELAKDQTELSLILNVQENFINLLIARENVRSAQATLERLASQLKVTQAYYDVGLQPRIDVLRAEVQLSDAENSLLQAENAREIQRTRLNTLLNLPLDADVKYMGELVYTPIPMDLEASLNFAAKERPDLLIARKAIDIAMKDLKITESDFYPQLAASFDWSRMGDHPQVDGSDFARTEFSEWEAKATMSWELFSWGTTYYAAQRDKQTIAKLKAEEASTWQEALYEIKSRHLSIAEAAKRIKVAQKTVDSAQEAYRMALARYQAQVGTNNDVLDAQADLSSAEASYTKAQGDYMIAIARLYNAIGEKNPGLSTTGN; this is encoded by the coding sequence ATGCGCATTCGCAAACAGTCCGTTCTGCTCTCTTTTCTGCTCGTCAGTCTGCTGGCTTTTTCCGCCCATGCTGAGGAAATGACGTTTGACCTTGAAGCTACTGTAAACAAGGCCCTCAAGGACAACCCCAGCATTGAGGCATCCCGCGCATCCGCTCTTGGAGCCGAGGAAGGTCGCAAGGCCGCCCGTGGCGCGTTCGGTCCCAAGCTGACCGCCTCGTACGGGTATACCTACAAAGACCATAAGAAGAATTATCGTGATGCTCCTATCTACGATGATGATTACTACTCTCTTGGCGCAAATGTAAGCCAGCCCCTCTTTACTGGCTTCAACATCCTGTCCACCTATCAGAAGGCTGAACTGTCCAAGGAAAGTGCAGAGCTTGCCAAGGACCAGACCGAGCTTTCGCTTATTCTCAATGTACAGGAAAATTTCATCAACCTGCTCATCGCCCGCGAGAACGTGCGCAGCGCGCAGGCCACTCTTGAACGTCTTGCTTCGCAGCTCAAGGTGACGCAGGCGTACTACGACGTGGGTCTGCAGCCCCGCATTGACGTGCTCCGCGCCGAAGTGCAGCTTTCCGATGCTGAAAATTCCCTGCTGCAGGCAGAGAACGCCCGCGAAATTCAGCGCACCCGCCTGAACACGCTGCTCAATCTGCCGCTGGATGCCGACGTGAAGTACATGGGTGAACTTGTCTACACGCCGATACCCATGGACCTGGAAGCAAGCCTGAATTTTGCCGCCAAGGAACGCCCCGACCTGCTCATCGCCCGCAAGGCCATCGACATTGCCATGAAGGATCTGAAGATCACCGAAAGTGACTTCTATCCCCAGCTGGCTGCCTCGTTCGACTGGTCCAGAATGGGCGATCATCCGCAGGTGGACGGCAGCGACTTTGCCCGTACCGAATTCAGCGAATGGGAAGCCAAGGCCACCATGTCGTGGGAACTGTTCTCCTGGGGTACCACATACTATGCCGCACAGCGCGACAAGCAGACCATTGCCAAGCTGAAGGCCGAAGAAGCCAGCACCTGGCAGGAAGCCCTGTACGAAATCAAGTCCCGTCACCTGAGCATTGCAGAAGCTGCAAAGCGTATCAAGGTGGCCCAGAAGACTGTTGATTCCGCACAGGAAGCATACCGTATGGCCCTTGCACGTTATCAGGCACAGGTTGGCACCAACAACGACGTACTTGATGCGCAGGCTGACCTTTCCTCTGCCGAAGCTTCCTACACCAAGGCACAGGGCGACTACATGATCGCCATTGCCCGTCTGTATAACGCCATCGGCGAAAAGAATCCCGGCCTTAGCACCACAGGCAACTAG
- a CDS encoding deoxyguanosinetriphosphate triphosphohydrolase, translated as MTSMEWPRLLSTTRPGQSSQRPKEGRTDFNTDHDRIIFSSAFRRLQDKTQVFPLAETDYVRTRLTHSLEASNIGRTLGNLAGRRIIAAHPELAGECGEDNPLSFSEDDFGAIVATAALAHDIGNPPFGHSGEDAIRQWFASTPEGQEVIGALTENEAADFLHFEGNAQGFRILSRLQYPDRAFGMRLTCATQGAFMKYPCEAACMTGAERIYKKFGLFAAERDMFAHIAGPLGLVPHAHLPFASWARHPLAYLVEAADDISYSIADLEDGFRRKRVSYDDVYNLLTPFIWAENSWWKEHLDPMRHLTEKVEFLRALAIGGLVHSAVDCFMQHEAALLAGTHLDKGLTRHMALAAPFATLGTVNFDKVYQDPQVVEIEAAGFEVMDTLLSSFGGAVFRQHTGKATARDRTLLKLLPESRHAAEESLYEKMLEVTDFVSGMTDTSAVTMYKKLSGVTLAKG; from the coding sequence ATGACCAGCATGGAATGGCCCCGCCTTCTTTCCACAACCCGCCCGGGCCAGAGCAGCCAGCGCCCCAAGGAAGGCCGTACGGATTTCAACACCGACCACGACCGCATCATCTTTTCTTCCGCCTTCCGCCGCCTGCAGGACAAGACGCAGGTGTTTCCGCTGGCAGAAACCGACTACGTGCGCACACGCCTTACCCATAGCTTGGAAGCGTCCAACATCGGCCGCACACTCGGCAACCTCGCCGGACGCCGCATCATTGCCGCCCACCCGGAACTGGCGGGCGAATGCGGAGAAGACAATCCCCTATCCTTCTCTGAAGACGACTTCGGTGCCATTGTCGCCACGGCAGCTCTGGCGCACGACATTGGCAATCCCCCGTTCGGGCACAGCGGCGAAGACGCCATTCGCCAGTGGTTTGCAAGCACCCCGGAAGGACAGGAAGTTATCGGCGCCTTAACGGAAAACGAAGCTGCGGACTTTCTGCATTTTGAAGGAAATGCACAGGGATTTCGCATACTAAGCCGCCTGCAGTACCCTGACAGGGCCTTTGGCATGCGCCTTACCTGCGCCACGCAGGGGGCCTTCATGAAATACCCGTGCGAAGCCGCCTGCATGACCGGCGCAGAGAGGATATACAAGAAATTCGGCCTGTTCGCCGCAGAGCGGGACATGTTCGCTCACATTGCCGGTCCGCTGGGGCTTGTGCCTCACGCGCACCTGCCCTTTGCTTCATGGGCGCGCCACCCGCTTGCCTATCTTGTGGAAGCGGCCGACGACATAAGCTATTCCATTGCCGACCTTGAAGATGGTTTCAGGCGCAAACGCGTCTCCTACGACGATGTCTACAACCTGCTAACTCCCTTCATATGGGCCGAGAACAGCTGGTGGAAGGAGCATCTCGACCCCATGCGCCACCTGACGGAGAAGGTTGAATTCCTGCGCGCTCTGGCCATAGGCGGGCTGGTGCACAGTGCCGTGGACTGCTTCATGCAACACGAAGCCGCACTGCTCGCCGGAACGCATCTGGACAAGGGCCTCACCCGCCACATGGCACTTGCGGCCCCCTTCGCCACGCTGGGTACAGTCAATTTCGACAAGGTATATCAGGACCCGCAGGTGGTGGAGATAGAAGCCGCCGGTTTTGAAGTGATGGACACCCTGCTCTCGTCTTTCGGGGGGGCCGTCTTCAGACAGCACACGGGCAAGGCAACAGCCAGAGACAGAACCCTGCTCAAGCTGCTGCCTGAAAGCAGACACGCGGCAGAAGAAAGCCTGTACGAGAAAATGCTGGAAGTGACAGACTTCGTTTCCGGCATGACAGATACCTCGGCCGTTACCATGTACAAGAAGCTATCCGGCGTGACACTGGCGAAGGGGTAG
- a CDS encoding glycosyltransferase family 2 protein: MLQQYWQGLPSVFRSRLLHGSAGSFQRMRLASLALAEAVPSTASPEAGAAGRQGINPVMLATGRELLLAALEDDPLKGDLARQVLGVDRQAPWLDSATRTALLELAAAFARPDNLRYFQRLAQQGEYAKIMSYLDGERAKAPENAYWLQQVLAVGELAGEPAWALEHVRRHWPASLAQGNLLAVAAEAHLLAVMGRHDEALERSAGHDAVAPGRFLLAAERRAHSLCMSGRAAEAQQLWGRILAVRPWHVNLLCRLHDSLKGYAKLGGSASLADSDRQHILHGRTAALLYSWNKADDLNNALQSLAPSADGLCTILALNNGSTDGTGAVIDAWADRLGGRMQAVHLPVNIGAPAARNWLKNMPELETAEYVAYLDDDAILPPDWLAHMARAVDVCPEASVWGGKIIDRAAPHIIQSADLHLVMAGGSDDEINAEFRPTRAHAVPFNVSDIHAQVADCGGFDYIRPCISVTGCCHLFRRADLMTCGDFSLSLSPSQYDDLEHDLRMASKGMHCAYTGFLPVGHMKRTGKAVRMSAAQFGNGLGNKFKLHAMYPREEIERLMDFETTLLEQDLLRKAALLDTFAA, from the coding sequence ATGTTGCAACAGTATTGGCAAGGCTTGCCCTCCGTTTTCAGAAGCCGCTTGCTGCACGGCAGCGCTGGATCGTTCCAGCGCATGCGGCTTGCCTCCCTTGCGCTTGCCGAGGCTGTTCCTTCCACGGCTTCTCCTGAAGCTGGTGCGGCAGGCAGGCAGGGCATCAATCCCGTCATGCTGGCAACGGGGCGCGAGCTGCTTCTGGCTGCGCTGGAAGATGATCCCCTGAAAGGCGACCTTGCACGGCAGGTGCTGGGTGTGGACAGGCAGGCCCCGTGGCTCGACTCCGCCACGCGCACTGCCCTGCTGGAGCTGGCAGCCGCTTTTGCGCGACCTGACAATCTGCGATATTTTCAGCGTCTCGCGCAGCAGGGCGAGTACGCCAAGATCATGTCCTATCTCGACGGTGAGCGGGCCAAGGCGCCGGAGAATGCATACTGGCTGCAGCAGGTGTTGGCCGTAGGCGAACTGGCCGGAGAGCCCGCATGGGCGCTTGAGCATGTGCGCCGTCATTGGCCTGCATCGCTGGCGCAGGGCAATCTGCTCGCCGTTGCCGCAGAGGCGCATCTTCTTGCCGTTATGGGGCGTCATGACGAGGCGCTGGAACGCTCGGCAGGGCATGATGCTGTCGCTCCGGGGCGTTTTCTGCTCGCGGCTGAACGCAGGGCGCATAGCCTGTGCATGAGCGGGCGTGCTGCCGAGGCACAGCAGCTCTGGGGCCGGATTCTGGCTGTCCGCCCGTGGCATGTGAACCTGCTGTGCCGACTGCATGATTCCCTCAAGGGATATGCCAAGCTGGGCGGTTCTGCCAGCCTGGCCGATTCTGACAGACAACATATATTGCATGGCCGCACCGCCGCGCTGCTGTATTCGTGGAACAAGGCCGATGATCTGAATAACGCGCTGCAAAGCCTTGCCCCATCCGCTGACGGACTTTGCACGATACTGGCCCTGAATAACGGTAGCACGGACGGTACCGGCGCGGTTATTGACGCATGGGCTGACCGTCTTGGCGGGCGCATGCAGGCCGTTCACCTGCCCGTGAACATAGGCGCACCCGCCGCGCGCAACTGGCTGAAGAACATGCCGGAACTTGAAACTGCCGAATACGTCGCCTATCTGGACGACGACGCCATTCTGCCGCCGGACTGGCTCGCGCACATGGCGCGCGCCGTGGACGTGTGCCCCGAAGCATCTGTCTGGGGCGGCAAGATCATCGACCGTGCAGCCCCGCACATCATCCAGTCCGCAGACCTGCATCTGGTCATGGCCGGGGGCAGTGACGATGAAATCAATGCCGAGTTCCGGCCCACACGCGCCCATGCCGTTCCTTTCAATGTTTCCGATATTCATGCGCAGGTGGCGGACTGCGGCGGGTTCGACTACATCCGCCCGTGCATTTCCGTCACCGGCTGCTGTCACCTGTTTCGCAGGGCGGACCTCATGACCTGCGGTGACTTTTCGCTATCTCTTTCCCCCTCCCAGTACGACGATCTGGAACACGATCTGCGCATGGCTTCAAAGGGCATGCACTGCGCGTATACGGGCTTTTTGCCGGTGGGGCATATGAAGCGCACAGGCAAGGCCGTGCGCATGTCTGCTGCGCAGTTCGGCAACGGGCTGGGCAACAAGTTCAAGCTGCACGCCATGTATCCCCGCGAGGAGATAGAGCGGCTTATGGATTTTGAGACGACTCTGCTGGAACAGGATTTGCTTCGTAAAGCCGCATTGCTGGATACATTTGCCGCATAA